The DNA segment CGATAGTCGAGCGCGTGGTCGAACGTGCCGACGTCTACCTCGAACGCGTTGCGCGTATCGAGCATGACGACGGGCCGGCCTTCGTCGTCGTGACCGCGGTCCAGCCAGCTCTTTAACGTGGGTGCGTCGACGAACGGCGCGCGGCCCAATTCCGGACGAATGGCCGGCTTCTTCATCGTGATGATTTCACGCTTGAGCTTGACCAGCATGCGCGTGAACGGCTGCTTCTCCGAAAAGCTCTCCTTGAACTGCAAATTCGCGAACTTGCCCTCGAACAGCGCGTCGTGACGGATGTAGTCGATGAACGCATCTGCAGCTTCACGCGTGCCAGCGACGAACAGATTAATGCCTTCCGGCGCCAGCAGAATGGTGCCGCGCAAACCGAGCGCGTTGCAGCGTTCGGTAACGAATGGGCGCCATGCGGCGGTGTCTTCGATGGTCGCGAAATGATACGCGGCGAGATTGACGATACTCATGTGTGTCCAGCGGTAAGAAA comes from the Paraburkholderia sp. PREW-6R genome and includes:
- a CDS encoding sulfurtransferase encodes the protein MSIVNLAAYHFATIEDTAAWRPFVTERCNALGLRGTILLAPEGINLFVAGTREAADAFIDYIRHDALFEGKFANLQFKESFSEKQPFTRMLVKLKREIITMKKPAIRPELGRAPFVDAPTLKSWLDRGHDDEGRPVVMLDTRNAFEVDVGTFDHALDYRITKFSEFPEVIEQHRADLEGKTVVSFCTGGIRCEKAAIHMKEVGIENVYQLEGGILKYFEEVGGAHYHGDCFVFDYRTALNPKLEPTATRQCFGCRAVVSPEAQQSPLYVAGKTCPACHPDGKAAHAA